The genomic interval CTTAGAATCCCGATCACCTTTTTGACCAGGGTTTCGGTCACTTCCGGATGACGCTCCGGCGTAGGCACGGCGGGAACGACACACAACCCGGAAGGCCGATGGATGACCAACAGGTCGTCAATCTCTTCCCGCGGCGGCTGGTCGGGAAGGTAAGCCCACGAGAGAATACTGCGTGGAGCCAGCATCTCCAGGTCGCCGAGGTTTAACTGAATGTGGGCGTTGCCCGATTCGTTGAAGTCCACCAGAGCCACGCTGAGTTTGCCGAAGCTGGCCAGGGCCGCCGCCGCGCAGGCCATGTTGACGCTGATGGTCGTCTTGCCGGATCCCCCCTTGGAGCCCGAGGTGACGGCGACCACCATCTGCCTGACGGCCCGCGCCTGGACGGTCTCGTGCGGGCTCTGCGCGAAAGGCCCGCGGCCCGGCGCGCGTTCGGGGAGGGCGTTGGCCCTCTCCTGGACTTCTTTCCGCGCGGTGTCCACCCATTTTTCAATCAGCCCGGCAATCTCAGCCGGGGGCAGGCGCTTGTCGAGCACCTCGCGGACGCCCATCGCCAGCGCCTGTTGCACCAGCCCCTGCCAGGGGTTATCCGATACTAGCAGGGTCACGGTGCCCGGAGACGCGCGGGATATCTGCTGCGCGGCGTCAAGCCCTGACATATCGATAAGACCCTGGGCGACCAGGGCCACATCCGGCGCGCCCCTCTGCGCCTTGGCGATGGCGTCCTGGCCGCTGGTCGCGAGATAAGCCACGTGCAGGCGCGGGTGCCCGGTCATCCCCCGGGCCAGGTAGTCCCGGTAGTCGGTGTTGTCGTCGCAAATCAAAACGCGGATGAGATCCAAGGCCATCAGCCCCCTATCCCGAACACCTGCCCGACCGTCACCGGGGCCCCGGTGCTGGGGGCAGCGTCGGCGTTCAACACAGCTACAACGTTTCCTTTGGCTACCGACAGCGCGACGGCCCGGGCCAGCTCCTCTTTGACGGCCACCACGATCTGGGCCTCCCGGGCGGCGGGGTCCTTGGGGTCTATCTGCGGCACGAAAATGACCGGCGCCGCCTGGACCAGCACCCGGCTCATCGTTTCCGAACCGCCGCCCCCGATCGGCACATCCACGACGCCGATCAAGTCAACCTTGTCTCCGACCTCGACGTTGAGACCGCGGGTGGCATCGGGAGGAAGGGCGACGGCACGATAATCCGGTCCCAGCAGGGACGCCCGGGCGGCCAGGATGCCGCCGCCGGTCTTCAGTTCGGCGACATGCGCCCGGCGCAGGACGTCCCCCTGCGCCACCTCGGCCGCCAGGCGGTAGCGATTCCCAATTTCAGCGGGCGAGAGCGCGTCCTTGGGGACGGCAGCCTTCACAATAGTTGTGGTCTTCACCGTATCAGGGCCGATCCTGTCCCCCGGCGACAGGGGTTTGGCGGCCACCACGACGGCCTGCGAGGGGGCTATGCCGCTCAACGTCTTCACGACAACGAGAGCGGCCACCAGAGCGAGGGCGACCGCTGCCAGAAAGTAACCGTTTGAACTCCGTTTGGGGCCGGGACTGGCAACAGCCACATCCGCCTTTCGTCCAAACAGCTTACGCAACGATTCTTACCTCCTTTAACTTTTCAAGAATAAAACCGGCGGCCTCCT from Thermoanaerobacterales bacterium carries:
- a CDS encoding response regulator; amino-acid sequence: MDLIRVLICDDNTDYRDYLARGMTGHPRLHVAYLATSGQDAIAKAQRGAPDVALVAQGLIDMSGLDAAQQISRASPGTVTLLVSDNPWQGLVQQALAMGVREVLDKRLPPAEIAGLIEKWVDTARKEVQERANALPERAPGRGPFAQSPHETVQARAVRQMVVAVTSGSKGGSGKTTISVNMACAAAALASFGKLSVALVDFNESGNAHIQLNLGDLEMLAPRSILSWAYLPDQPPREEIDDLLVIHRPSGLCVVPAVPTPERHPEVTETLVKKVIGILRQHFSLVICDVPPSVMDDATWATIEAADRVVVAMKPDAQDLQDIAHLQRIAAKLRCDNKLYAVLNRAGDPALIEPGDFEARFRVVGIPFIERLPYDPAVSQGVQRGIPYVLSNPAGEYTAAIKRIWNHFTPLFLEHGADIKGKKSLFGGLFRRVAAKEG
- a CDS encoding SAF domain-containing protein, encoding MRKLFGRKADVAVASPGPKRSSNGYFLAAVALALVAALVVVKTLSGIAPSQAVVVAAKPLSPGDRIGPDTVKTTTIVKAAVPKDALSPAEIGNRYRLAAEVAQGDVLRRAHVAELKTGGGILAARASLLGPDYRAVALPPDATRGLNVEVGDKVDLIGVVDVPIGGGGSETMSRVLVQAAPVIFVPQIDPKDPAAREAQIVVAVKEELARAVALSVAKGNVVAVLNADAAPSTGAPVTVGQVFGIGG